The Rhododendron vialii isolate Sample 1 chromosome 8a, ASM3025357v1 genome has a window encoding:
- the LOC131298660 gene encoding uncharacterized protein LOC131298660 has protein sequence MAAALYRFISKSSDKCHAFFHALKGKSRRSFEWTSDCDAALAELKEYLNSAPLMVKSKEFETLYLYLAVSAHATSSALVRRDGAIDMPIYFTSKTLLPAQTCYLPLEKVFKWAVELANFDIRFEPQTAIKGQVLADFITKLTPEDTELLNIPIPTHTVAEHQLLPKPWHLFQGDIWRLHVDGASNSNGAGAGVVLVSPCGTLHESDINIDFPATNNEAEYEALLAGLRFAVAMEISNLVIYCDSQLIVNQVLGDYEAWDPQMSKYQATVAELITHFHNFKIEQINREHNAHAYALIGLASASKATEFRTISFSNIDHPSFDATPKVLNVELGPSWMDEIIVFLKHDTLPVDKKEAYRIRNKAAYYWLSESGQLYRKSISGPYLLVVHPTQVQEILAELHSGSCGCHSGGRSLCQRALSQGYFWKNMKKDCEDTVRKCRPCQLFSPIPKQPAQNLSPITSPWPFAQWGLDIVGKLPTAPGGFKFGVPYAIVSDNGSQFIGKDLTSLCVKFGIRFFNSTPAYPQGNGQAEATNKTVCAGIKRRLNSKRGKWAEELPRVLWAYRSTPRRSTGQTPFSMAFGMEAVIPLESKFPTLRTENFDPKTNDDAIE, from the exons ATGGCAGCGGCTCTAtaccgattcatcagcaaatcctcagacaagtgccacgcattcttccatgcTTTGAAGGGAAAAAGCCGACGCAGCTTCGAGTGGACTTCGGATTGTGACGCCGCTTTAGCCGAACTCAAAGAATACTTAAACTCGGCCCCTCTGATGGTAAAATCCAAGGAGTTCGAAACTTTATATCTCTACctcgccgtgtccgcccacgcaaccagttctgcactCGTGCGGCGGGATGGCGCCATTGACATGCCAATATACTTCACAAGCAAGACGCTTCTCCCAGCTCAAACTTGTTACCTGccacttgaaaa GGTCTTCAAGTGGGCAGTAgagctagcaaactttgatatccgttTCGAACCACAaacggcaatcaaaggacaAGTTCTTGCTGACTTCATTACTAAACTTACTCCAGAAGATACTGAACTTCTCAACATACCCATCCCAACACACACCGTCGCCGAGCATCAATTGTTGCCGAAaccttggcaccttttccaaggTGACATCTGGCGTCTGCATGTTGACGGAGCatccaacagcaacggagcaggggccGGGGTCGTCCTAGTCTCCCCCTGTGGAACACTACACGAAAGTGATATCAACATCGACTTCCCCGCCACCAAtaacgaagctgaatatgaagcgcTCCTAGCTGGCTTACGCTTTGCGGTTGCGATGGAAATTTCCAACCTTGTCATTTActgtgactcccaactcatagttaaccaagtactGGGGGACTATGAGGCTTGGGATCCGCAGATGTCAAAATACCAGGCAACCGTAGCCGAACTGATCACCCACTTCCACAATTTcaaaatcgaacagatcaaccgcgaacACAACGCGCATGCCTACGCACTCATTGGCCTTGCCTCAGCTTCTAAAGCCACCGAATTCCGGACAATCAGCTTCAGCAACATCGACCACCCAAGCTTTGATGCCACTCCAAAGGTTCTCAACGTTGAACTCGGcccaagctggatggacgagataATTGTGTTTCTCAAACATGATACTCTACCAGTAGACAAAAAGGAAGCTTATCGCATCAGGAACaaagccgcttactactggctctctgaaagcggccaactctacaggaaatcTATCTCCGGCCCATATCTCCTCGTggtccacccaacccaagttcaaGAGATTCTCGCCGAACTTCACTCAGGGAGTTGTGGCTGCCACTCCGGCGGCCGATCACTTTGCCAACGAGCATTGAGTCAGGGATACTTCTGgaaaaacatgaagaaagactgtgaAGACACTGTTCGCAAATGCCGACCatgccaacttttttctcccATTCCAAAGCAACCCGCCCAGAACCTCTCCCCCATCACcagtccttggccctttgcacaatgggggcttgaTATCGTCGGAAAACTGCCAACAgctccaggaggattcaa GTTTGGAGTCCCTTACGCCATTGTATCAGACAACGGAAGCCAATTCATTGGTAAAGACCTCACCAGCCTCTGTGTCaaatttgggatacgcttcttcaactctactCCAGCATACCCACAAGGGAATGGACAAGCCGAGGCAACAAACAAGACTGTCTGCGCCGGGATCAAGCGCCGATtaaactccaagagaggaaaatgggctgaggaACTACCACGTGTTCTttgggcttaccgttctacCCCCCGGCGCTCAACAGGCCAAACtcccttttcaatggcattcggtATGGAGGCGGTAATTCCACTAGAATCCAAGTTCCCCACTCTGAGAACAGAAAACTTCGACCCAAAGACTAATGATGACGCCATAGAATAG